One segment of Pan paniscus chromosome 20, NHGRI_mPanPan1-v2.0_pri, whole genome shotgun sequence DNA contains the following:
- the FCHO1 gene encoding F-BAR domain only protein 1 isoform X3 — protein sequence MAKLSKLASNGTPMGTFAPLWEVFRVSSDKLALCHLELTRKLQDLIKDVLRYGEEQLKTHKKCKEEVVGTLDAVQVLSGVSQLLPKSRENYLNRCMDQERLRRESTSQKEMDKAETKTKKAAESLRRSVEKYNSARADFEQKMLDSALRFQAMEETHLRHMKALLGSYAHSVEDTHVQIGQVHEEFKQNIENVSVEMLLRKFAESKGTGREKPGPLDFEAYSAAALQEAMKRLRGAKAFRLPGLSRREREPEPPAAVDFLEPDSGTCPEVDEEGFTVRPDVTQNSTAEPSRFSSSDSDFDDEEPRKFYVHIKPAPARAPACSPEAAAAQLRATAGSLILPPGPGGTMKRHSSRDAAGKPQRPRSAPRTSSCAERLQSEEQLSKNLFGPPLESAFDHEDFTGSSSLGFTSSPSPFSSSSPENVEDSGLDSPSHAAPGPSPHSWVPRPGTPQSPPSCRAPPPEARGIRAPPLPDSPQPLASSPGPWGLEALAGGDLMPAPADPTAREGLAAPPRRLRSRKVSCPLTRSNGDLSRSLSPSPLGSSAASTALERPSFLSQTGHGVSRGPSPVVLGSQDALPIATAFTEYVHAYFRGHSPSCLARVTGELTMTFPAGIVRVFSGTPPPPVLSFRLVHTTPIEHFQPNADLLFSDPSQSDPETKDFWLNMAALTEALQRQAEQNPTASYYNVVLLRYQFSRPGPQSVPLQLSAHWQCGATLTQVSVEYGYRPGATAVPTPLTNVQILLPVGELVTNVRLQPAATWNLEEKRLTWRLPDVSEAGGSGRLSASWEPLSGPSTPSPVAAQFTSEGTTLSGVDLELVGSGYRMSLVKRRFATGMYLVSC from the exons ATGGCGAAACTCTCCAAGCTGGCCAGCAACGGGACCCCCATGGG GACCTTCGCCCCGCTCTGGGAGGTCTTCCGCGTCTCCTCGGACAAGCTGGCGCTGTGCCACCTGGAACTGACACGGAAGTTACAGGATCTCATCAAGGACGTTCTCCGTTACGGCGAGGAACAGCTCAAGACCCACAAGAAG TGCAAGGAGGAAGTGGTGGGCACCTTGGATGCTGTGCAGGTACTCTCGGGCGTCAGCCAGCTCCTGCCCAAGTCCCGCGAGAACTACCTGAACCGTTGCATGGACCAGGAGCGGCTGCGGAGGGAGAGTACCAGCCAGAAGGAGATGGACAAG GCGGAGACTAAAACCAAGAAGGCGGCAGAGAGCCTGCGGCGCTCAGTGGAAAAATACAACTCAGCCCGAGCTGACTTTGAGCAGAAGATGCTGGACTCAGCCCTG CGCTTCCAAGCCATGGAAGAGACACACCTGAGGCACATGAAGGCACTGCTGGGCTCCTATGCTCACTCGGTGGAGGACACACACGTGCAGATTGGGCAG GTGCATGAGGAATTTAAGCAGAACATCGAGAACGTCAGCGTGGAGATGCTACTCAGGAAGTTTGCAGAGAGTAAGGGCACAGGCCGGGAGAAGCCTG GACCTCTGGACTTCGAGGCATACAGTGCGGCTGCCCTGCAGGAAG CGATGAAACGTTTGCGGGGAGCCAAGGCCTTTCGCCTTCCAGGACTAAGCCGGCGGGAGCGGGAGCCGGAGCCACCTGCAGCTGT AGATTTCCTGGAGCCCGATTCAGGG ACATGTCCAGAGGTGGATGAAGAAGGTTTCACTGTCCGGCCTGATGTGACCCAGAACA GCACGGCCGAGCCCTCCCGTTTCTCATCCAGCGACTCCGACTTCGACGATGAAGAGCCCCGCAAGTTCTACGTGCACATCAAGCCCGCCCCGGCCCGGGCTCCAGCCTGCAGCCCCGAGGCAGCAGCGGCACAGCTCAGGGCCACCGCGGGCAGCCTCATCCTTCCTCCTGGCCCAGGG GGCACCATGAAACGCCATTCTTCAC GGGACGCTGCTGGGAAACCCCAGAGACCTCGGTCTGCCCCCAGAACCAGCAG CTGTGCAGAGAGATTGCAGTCAGAGGAGCAGCTGTCCAAGAACCTCTTTGGGCCGCCCCTGGAGTCAGCCTTTGACCACGAAGATTTTACAG GCTCTAGcagcctgggcttcacctccagcccctcccctttctcctcctcgTCGCCCGAAAACGTGGAGGATTCCGGCCTGGACTCTCCGTCCCACGCGGCACCTGGCCCCTCCCCACATTCCTGGGTCCCCCGCCCAGGCACCCCGCAGAGCCCGCCCAGCTGTAGGGCGCCACCCCCAGAGGCCAGGGGTATCCGGGCACCGCCTCTGCCAGACTCGCCGCAGCCCCTCGCCTCGTCTCCAGGCCCCTGGGGGCTGGAGGCCTTGGCCGGAGGAG ACCTGATGCCTGCACCTGCTGACCCCACAGCCAGGGAGGGCCTGGCAGCCCCACCCAGGAGACTTCGCTCTAGGAAGGTGTCCTGCCCTCTCACACGTAGCAATGGGGACCTG TCTCGTTCCCTGAGCCCCTCCCCACTGGGCTCTTCAGCCGCCAGCACTGCCTTGGAACGGCCCAGCTTCTTATCCCAGACAGGACACG gaGTCTCCCGGGGTCCGAGCCCCGTGGTCCTGGGCTCCCAGGATGCCCTGCCCATAGCCACAGCCTTCACGGAGTACGTCCACGCCTACTTCCGTGGCCACAGCCCCAG CTGCCTGGCTCGAGTAACTGGGGAGCTGACCATGACCTTCCCTGCTGGCATCGTGCGTGTGTTCAGCGGGACCCCACCACCACCTGTCCTCAGCTTCCGGCTTGTACACACAACTCCTATTGAGCACTTCCAGCCCAATGCCGATCTGCTGTTCAG TGACCCCTCCCAGAGTGACCCTGAGACCAAAGACTTCTGGCTCAACATGGCAGCTCTGACCGAAGCCCTGCAGCGCCAGGCAGAGCAGAACCCCACCGCCTCCTACTACAACGTGGTGCTGCTGCGATACCAG TTCTCCCGCCCGGGTCCCCAGTCTGTGCCTCTGCAGCTCAGTGCCCACTGGCAGTGTGGAGCCACCCTCACCCAGGTCTCAGTGGAGTACGGCTACCGGCCCGGTGCCACGGCTGTGCCCACACCACTCACGAACGTCCAGATCCTGCTGCCTGTGGGGGAGCTTGTGACCAACGTCCGCCTGCAGCCGGCTGCCACCTG